A single genomic interval of Musa acuminata AAA Group cultivar baxijiao chromosome BXJ3-4, Cavendish_Baxijiao_AAA, whole genome shotgun sequence harbors:
- the LOC135637293 gene encoding probable ascorbate-specific transmembrane electron transporter 1 translates to MAGFPGVKVAPFTYVSHVLAVASAAMVLVWCIHFRGGLAFESTNKSLIFNIHPVLMLIGFIIVGSEAIMSYKTLPLSHEVNKVIHLTLHAIALVLGAVGIYAAFKFHNESGIDNLYSLHSWVGLGTICLYGIQWIFGFVTFFFPGASPTLRGKSLPWHVLFGLFVYILAIATAELGFLEKLTFLESSGLYKYSSESFLVNFTALVVIFLGASVVISAIAPAHVDAPQGYSSISEN, encoded by the exons ATGGCTGGCTTTCCTGGAGTGAAGGTGGCTCCGTTCACGTACGTGTCGCACGTGTTGGCGGTGGCGTCGGCGGCGATGGTCCTAGTGTGGTGCATCCACTTCCGCGGCGGCCTCGCCTTCGAGTCCACCAACAAATCCCTCATCTTTAAC ATTCATCCAGTTCTTATGCTGATTGGTTTTATTATTGTTGGGAGTGAAG CTATAATGAGCTACAAAACCCTGCCACTGAGTCATGAAGTGAATAAAGTTATCCATTTGACTCTTCATGCAATTGCTCTTGTACTCGGTGCTGTGGGAATTTATGCTGCCTTCAAGTTTCACAATGAAAGCGGAATAGATAACCTGTACAGCTTGCATTCTTGGGTTGGGCTCGGCACCATCTGTTTATATGGCATTCAG TGGATTTTTGGGTTCGTGACCTTTTTCTTTCCTGGTGCATCTCCAACGCTGAGAGGTAAGTCTCTTCCTTGGCACGTACTATTTGGGTTGTTCGTCTACATACTAGCGATAGCCACCGCAGAGCTAGGGTTCTTGGAGAAACTCACTTTTCTGGAGAGCTCAGGCCTGTACAAATATAGCTCAGAGTCCTTCTTGGTAAACTTCACTGCTCTTGTCGTGATCTTTCTTGGAGCCTCAGTTGTGATTTCTGCTATTGCTCCTGCACATGTTGATGCTCCACAAGGTTATTCTTCTATATCGGAGAATTAA
- the LOC135634794 gene encoding putative disease resistance protein RGA3, with translation MAGEVLSAFLQVLFQTAFNLLQEELKLEHELEGKRKELHNNVSMIKAVINKAEEKAHGDEPLKLWLENLRKVGYDAVDVLDELSYEAQRRQLISLSEVRDSFSMVNPKRSIIRHIISRKIQDISERLDNLGKEVVTFNIRVGDASRHPEESDVLPMTTSLHPPVVLGREIDKHRILKMLLQADRMHKKSISVIPILGMCGVGKTTLAQLVSNDEVVMKHFELRLWVDVSHDFSVRRLTKAIIESTGSSAVDHINMDNLQKQLLNKISGRRYLLVLDNVWNENPEKWRNLRLPLLHGAEGSKILVTTRSEEVAKFMGTTSPYVLKGLSDENCWNLFCQYAFEHNTYQHSDIDDIAEEILRKCKGLPLAAISIANQLLGVSDRSEWRSIIRREIEEFSGRDSEFQKAFSLSYQQLPPHLKPCFAYCSIIPEGCEFEKEFIVELWMAQNFIQPKGKSAEDLGSQYFDILVQRSFFGCSQSDYKRGKPKYRMHELVHDFAQRVSAKECSTMEIGKPCKVEPETRHLSLTLSQLEPNDKMKSNSPAQTDIFSEIYQCKGLYTLLLFGGSRKYSLKVPDRLGEELKSLRTLDLSNCDLKELPKSIGELKHLRCLRLHNTKLSSLPESLGRLYNLQTLGLRNCYSLEELPSDIKNLRNLRHLDLHLDDNSVEAMCKLKSIPPHIGLLTNLQTLSRFVVSTKAGCGLGELKYLNSLHGELILSNLHLVRNPLEARKANLTNKNSIQSLQLRWNIGTSASEHVGYDESILATLQPHTNLKELRIIGYRARSFPSWLGDSAFTNLESLHLSSCNQCKYLPPLGKLPKLRELHIEGMESVTVMDHEFCGKEHGKFPKLEKLVFENIGSLQIWDEHKLRLLSMQEKESCPRLRGIPRFQSLTSLEMSSCGDWMWHSWPCLTSLTSLCLSRLPIETLPSEAGHPHASLRSLKISYCNQLISLPDNWLPNGLVCFSIKHCPRLYSLPTGLENLKALEDLKIQHCGLGYLPELKNLTSLVHMEISGCHKVHRLPRNGLPMTLHFLSINNCPELKKRCQAERGEDWPKIRNIFSVWMDEKLVSHRN, from the coding sequence atggCTGGTGAGGTTCTGTCAGCCTTCCTGCAAGTCTTGTTTCAGACGGCCTTTAACTTGTTGCAAGAGGAGCTGAAATTGGAGCACGAACTCGAGGGAAAACGCAAGGAACTGCACAACAATGTCTCCATGATTAAAGCTGTCATAAATAAGGCTGAAGAAAAGGCGCACGGCGATGAACCACTGAAATTGTGGCTAGAGAATCTGAGGAAAGTCGGCTACGATGCAGTCGATGTGCTGGATGAGCTTTCTTACGAGGCTCAACGGCGGCAACTGATCTCCTTGTCAGAGGTACGTGATTCCTTCTCCATGGTGAATCCAAAACGTTCCATCATTCGGCACATCATATCTCGTAAGATACAAGATATATCTGAGAGGCTCGATAATCTCGGGAAGGAGGTGGTGACCTTTAATATAAGAGTTGGGGATGCATCACGGCACCCAGAAGAGAGTGATGTGCTTCCGATGACCACCTCACTCCATCCACCAGTCGTGCTAGGGAGGGAGATCGATAAGCACAGAATTTTGAAAATGCTACTACAAGCTGATAGGATGCATAAGAAAAGCATATCTGTGATCCCCATACTCGGAATGTGTGGTGTTGGGAAGACCACCCTTGCCCAGCTTGTCTCCAACGATGAGGTTGTGATGAAGCATTTCGAGCTGAGATTGTGGGTTGATGTCTCACATGATTTCAGTGTAAGAAGGCTCACCAAAGCTATCATCGAATCCACAGGTAGCTCtgcagttgatcacatcaacatgGACAATCTTCAGAAGCAACTTCTTAATAAGATCAGTGGCAGAAGGTACCTGCTTGTCTTGGATAATGTCTGGAATGAAAACCCAGAAAAATGGCGTAACCTTAGACTGCCCTTACTCCATGGTGCTGAAGGGAGTAAGATATTGGTGACCACAAGAAGTGAAGAAGTTGCAAAATTCATGGGCACAACATCGCCCTATGTCTTGAAAGGCTTATCCGACGAGAACTGCTGGAATTTGTTCTGTCAGTATGCGTTCGAACACAATACATATCAACACTCTGATATTGATGACATTGCCGAAGAAATTCTGAGGAAGTGCAAAGGCTTGCCTCTAGCAGCAATAAGTATTGCCAATCAGTTGCTTGGAGTGAGTGATAGAAGCGAGTGGAGATCCATCATAAGGAGGGAGATAGAGGAATTCTCTGGACGTGACAGTGAGTTCCAAAAGGCCTTCAGCTTGAGCTATCAGCAATTGCCACCACATCTTAAGCCATGCTTTGCATATTGTTCCATAATTCCAGAAGGGTGCGAGTTCGAGAAGGAATTCATTGTCGAATTGTGGATGGCACAGAACTTCATCCAgcctaaaggaaaatctgctgaagACTTAGGCAGCCAGTACTTTGATATCTTAGTGCAGAGGTCATTCTTTGGGTGCTCCCAGTCCGACTATAAAAGAGGCAAACCAAAatatcgaatgcatgaacttgtacaTGATTTTGCTCAACGAGTGTCAGCTAAAGAATGTTCTACCATGGAAATTGGCAAGCCATGCAAGGTTGAGCCTGAAACTCGACATTTGTCATTGACTTTAAGCCAGTTGGAGCCAAATGACAAAATGAAATCAAATTCACCTGCTCAAACTGATATCTTTTCTGAAATATATCAATGTAAGGGCTTGTATACACTTCTACTTTTCGGTGGTTCCAGAAAGTATAGTCTAAAGGTCCCTGACAGACTTGGAGAAGAACTTAAAAGCCTCCGTACTTTGGATTTGAGCAACTGTGACCTAAAGGAGTTACCCAAAtcaattggtgagttgaagcacctTCGCTGCCTTCGGCTTCACAATACAAAACTATCAAGTCTCCCTGAATCACTAGGTCGTCTTTACAATCTCCAGACACTGGGACTCAGAAATTGTTATTCTCTTGAGGAGCTGCCATCAGATATAAAAAATCTTCGTAACCTTCGCCATCTTGATCTTCATCTCGATGATAATTCAGTGGAAGCAATGTGTAAATTGAAATCTATACCACCACATATAGGACTGTTAACCAATCTTCAAACATTATCAAGATTTGTAGTAAGCACAAAGGCTGGTTGTGGGTTAGGAGAACTGAAATACTTGAACAGTCTCCATGGGGAACTAATCCTCTCAAATCTTCATCTCGTTCGAAATCCATTAGAAGCCAGGAAGGCAAACTTGACAAACAAGAATTCCATTCAGAGTTTGCAGTTGCGATGGAATATCGGTACATCAGCTTCTGAACATGTTGGATATGACGAAAGCATTCTAGCAACTCTCCAACCTCATACAAACCTTAAGGAGCTGAGGATAATAGGCTACAGAGCCCGATCATTTCCATCTTGGTTAGGTGACTCTGCTTTCACCAATCTTGAATCACTACATCTCTCCAGCTGCAATCAATGTAAATATCTTCCCCCACTTGGCAAATTGCCCAAGCTGCGAGAACTCCATATAGAAGGAATGGAAAGTGTGACAGTCATGGATCATGAATTCTGTGGCAAGGAACATGGCAAATTCCCCAAATTGGAGAAGCTGGTTTTTGAGAACATAGGCAGTTTACAGATCTGGGATGAACATAAACTTCGTTTGCTGTCAATGCAAGAGAAAGAAAGTTGCCCGAGATTGCGTGGTATACCAAGATTTCAATCACTCACATCCTTAGAGATGTCAAGCTGTGGTGACTGGATGTGGCACTCATGGCCTTGTCTTACTTCCCTAACTTCCCTTTGTCTCAGCAGGTTACCAATAGAAACTCTGCCATCAGAAGCAGGCCATCCACATGCTTCCTTACGCAGCTTAAAGATCAGTTACTGCAATCAACTGATATCTTTGCCAGATAATTGGCTGCCAAATGGGCTTGTTTGTTTTAGTATTAAGCACTGTCCTAGGCTTTATTCTCTTCCAACAGGCCTAGAAAATCTCAAAGCACTAGAAGACTTGAAAATTCAACATTGTGGCCTAGGGTACCTCCCAGAGCTCAAGAACCTGACCTCGCTAGTTCACATGGAGATCTCAGGTTGCCATAAAGTGCACCGTCTTCCAAGGAATGGTCTGCCTATGACACTCCATTTCTTGAGCATCAATAATTGCCCTGAGCTCAAGAAACGATGCCAAGCTGAGAGAGGTGAAGATTGGCCCAAAATTAGAAATATCTTCTCTGTGTGGATGGATGAAAAACTAGTTAGTCACAGAAACTAG